A window of Pedobacter lusitanus contains these coding sequences:
- a CDS encoding SDR family oxidoreductase, producing the protein MENQWKAIEQKEQVQQSAGNETGGSSPVNDSLSAIVKPENKITRRLAVSSLAAGLGSIAVSPVFGASALFGEEPFKIQLLEDPTIKYPKPPFKGQSQPWPGLAGKMDPRPDHGEQSYKGSGRLKGRKALITGGDSGMGRAAAIAYAREGADVAINYLPDEEPDAKEVIALMKAEGVKAVAIPGDLREEEFCKRLVEQAVKNLGGLDILVSNAGRQQAHQSILDISTEQFDWTMKTNIYAPFWIIRAALPHLQPGSVIIGTTSVQAYDPSPDLYDYAQTKAATMNFVKSLAKQLGPKGIRVNGVAPGPIWTALQVSGGATQEKLKNFGGDSPLGRPGQPAELGSIYVQLAANDASFATGQIYGAAGGNGQP; encoded by the coding sequence ATGGAAAATCAATGGAAAGCTATTGAGCAAAAAGAACAGGTACAACAATCAGCCGGAAATGAAACCGGCGGGAGTTCTCCGGTAAATGATTCGTTGTCTGCTATTGTAAAACCAGAAAACAAAATAACAAGAAGACTGGCCGTCAGTAGTTTGGCGGCTGGCCTGGGAAGTATCGCAGTCAGCCCTGTTTTTGGAGCCTCTGCTTTATTCGGGGAGGAACCTTTTAAAATACAGCTGTTAGAAGATCCTACAATTAAATATCCGAAGCCACCGTTTAAAGGTCAGTCCCAGCCATGGCCTGGTCTGGCTGGAAAAATGGATCCGCGGCCTGATCATGGAGAGCAGAGTTATAAGGGAAGCGGACGCTTAAAAGGAAGAAAAGCATTAATTACAGGCGGTGATTCAGGAATGGGAAGAGCTGCAGCAATTGCATATGCCCGTGAAGGTGCAGATGTGGCGATTAACTATCTGCCTGATGAAGAACCTGACGCAAAAGAGGTGATTGCTCTGATGAAGGCAGAAGGGGTAAAGGCGGTGGCAATTCCAGGGGATCTGCGGGAAGAAGAATTCTGTAAGCGTTTAGTAGAACAAGCAGTTAAAAACCTCGGTGGTCTTGATATTCTGGTTAGTAATGCCGGCAGACAGCAGGCTCATCAGTCTATACTTGATATATCAACTGAACAATTTGACTGGACCATGAAGACAAATATTTACGCACCCTTCTGGATCATCAGGGCTGCATTACCGCATTTACAACCTGGCTCAGTTATTATAGGAACAACTTCAGTACAAGCCTATGATCCCTCTCCTGACCTTTATGACTATGCGCAAACCAAGGCAGCAACCATGAATTTCGTAAAATCACTTGCCAAACAACTTGGTCCAAAAGGAATTCGTGTCAATGGAGTTGCTCCGGGACCAATCTGGACAGCGCTGCAGGTTAGCGGAGGTGCTACGCAGGAGAAGTTAAAAAACTTTGGCGGTGATTCTCCTTTAGGCAGACCAGGGCAACCTGCTGAACTTGGATCTATCTATGTACAGCTGGCTGCAAATGATGCAAGTTTTGCAACCGGGCAGATTTATGGTGCTGCTGGTGGAAATGGACAACCTTAA
- a CDS encoding ferritin-like domain-containing protein, whose amino-acid sequence MATIAQSQNMSNAHLHELFVDELRDILGAEKQLLKGLKKLTDGAVSEKLKHAFQTHYEQTEGQIDRLKQIFDSIGLTARGKKCKAMEGLLEEADEIMESFEGSPSSDAALIAAAQKVEHYEIASYGCLVTYAKLMGHNEAEELLTETLAEEKDTDGLLTEIATSEANVTA is encoded by the coding sequence ATGGCAACTATAGCACAATCACAGAACATGTCCAATGCACATCTTCATGAACTATTTGTTGATGAATTAAGAGATATTTTAGGTGCAGAAAAACAATTACTCAAAGGTTTGAAAAAACTGACAGACGGAGCAGTCAGTGAAAAACTTAAGCATGCTTTTCAAACTCATTATGAACAAACAGAAGGTCAGATTGATCGTTTAAAACAGATTTTTGATTCCATTGGGTTAACAGCGCGGGGCAAAAAATGTAAAGCGATGGAAGGCCTGCTGGAAGAGGCTGATGAAATTATGGAAAGTTTTGAAGGCTCTCCTTCATCCGATGCAGCATTGATTGCTGCTGCTCAGAAAGTAGAACATTATGAAATTGCCAGCTATGGCTGTCTGGTCACTTATGCAAAACTGATGGGGCATAATGAAGCTGAAGAATTATTAACTGAAACTTTGGCCGAAGAGAAAGATACTGACGGTCTGCTTACAGAAATAGCAACGAGCGAAGCAAATGTAACAGCATAG
- a CDS encoding DUF6266 family protein, which produces MAIIQEGTVLAGIRGRIGNVVIYTWKNKVCARSLPAKPRKKRPRTIPQQAQANKMKVLSPFLNAVKPFLRTGFKQIAADRNITANNAAKSANLLTGIKGEFPNQEINWDTILVADGPLQKPENVTVQVAENAFHFTWDKDKTQTGNPGDRAIILLYSQTHRRPHINYSGARREELKDTFYLDPFYIKKNTYEVFIAFKDVMSDEVSQSVYCGRFIS; this is translated from the coding sequence ATGGCAATCATACAGGAAGGCACCGTACTGGCAGGTATCAGAGGAAGAATCGGAAACGTCGTTATTTATACCTGGAAGAACAAGGTATGCGCCCGTTCATTACCCGCCAAACCCCGCAAAAAAAGGCCAAGAACTATACCTCAGCAGGCTCAGGCTAATAAAATGAAAGTGTTAAGTCCGTTTTTAAATGCTGTTAAGCCCTTCTTAAGAACGGGTTTCAAACAAATAGCCGCAGACAGGAACATTACGGCAAACAATGCAGCCAAATCTGCCAACCTGTTAACAGGTATAAAGGGTGAATTTCCTAACCAGGAGATCAACTGGGACACTATTTTAGTCGCCGACGGGCCATTGCAAAAGCCGGAAAATGTAACCGTTCAGGTAGCAGAAAATGCTTTTCATTTCACCTGGGACAAAGATAAAACTCAGACAGGTAATCCAGGCGACAGAGCCATCATCCTGTTATACAGTCAAACTCACAGGCGCCCTCATATCAATTACAGCGGAGCACGCAGAGAAGAATTAAAAGATACTTTTTACCTCGATCCTTTTTATATCAAAAAGAACACTTATGAAGTATTTATAGCCTTTAAAGATGTGATGAGCGATGAGGTATCCCAAAGTGTGTATTGTGGCAGGTTTATAAGCTGA
- a CDS encoding RagB/SusD family nutrient uptake outer membrane protein translates to MNIKIIFAGLFLAGAGFAGCSKNLNIEPGGDVSKEQIAQDPAALNKALNGIYLDLRSNGAGGTTVHSDFGLIGIRSGADLMSNDVIQAKNQHLGMFYNYDAGISNNIGTSIVWVTYYSRIFSINGLLAEISKIGVNKSNRSSYGQLLALRALSYYNLIRFYTFTYKGHENEPGIPLVLDNTSLETGLPRAATLAVYNQITADIEAAIVALDGYNRPSKAQIDQRTAKAIAADIYLEKGEYQKAADYARQARKDISLMTEPDYTGTGFSRIDNPELIWGFDNNTQTAAIGNYYASFFSMFDNTNQGYAGAAQIYKLIDKRLYEAIPATDYRKKVFNGATSSSYTFNGTTKNYPPYVNWKFKDPTLFEGDYIYIRSSSLYYIEAESLAKLGNESEAKQVLFDITSARNKAYQLSVNSGQDLLNEIYLQKRIELWGEGYAWFDMKRVGVPLERDYTGSNHTFGKFNLPVNSPKFRFQLPDKEINNNPQVIQNPL, encoded by the coding sequence ATGAATATAAAAATCATATTTGCAGGACTATTTTTAGCAGGCGCGGGCTTTGCAGGCTGCAGTAAAAATTTAAATATAGAACCCGGAGGTGATGTCTCTAAAGAACAGATTGCACAGGATCCGGCAGCGCTGAATAAAGCATTAAACGGAATATATCTGGATCTGCGCAGTAATGGGGCAGGTGGTACGACTGTACACTCAGATTTTGGACTTATTGGTATAAGATCCGGAGCAGATCTGATGTCAAATGATGTTATACAGGCAAAAAATCAGCATTTAGGTATGTTTTATAACTATGATGCAGGTATTTCCAATAATATAGGGACTTCTATAGTCTGGGTAACTTATTATTCCAGAATATTCTCAATTAACGGTCTTTTAGCGGAGATCAGTAAAATTGGAGTCAACAAGAGTAACAGAAGTTCTTACGGGCAGTTATTAGCTTTGAGAGCACTTTCTTATTACAATTTAATCCGCTTTTATACCTTTACCTATAAGGGACATGAAAATGAACCTGGCATCCCTCTGGTGCTGGATAATACCAGTCTGGAAACAGGTTTGCCAAGAGCTGCAACATTAGCAGTGTACAATCAGATAACTGCAGATATAGAAGCTGCTATTGTTGCTTTGGATGGCTATAACAGACCTTCAAAAGCCCAGATTGATCAAAGAACAGCAAAGGCGATTGCGGCAGATATTTATCTGGAAAAAGGAGAATATCAAAAAGCTGCGGATTATGCCCGTCAGGCAAGAAAAGATATCAGTCTGATGACTGAGCCGGATTATACAGGTACCGGATTTTCAAGAATAGATAATCCTGAGCTTATCTGGGGTTTTGATAACAATACCCAGACAGCTGCTATCGGTAACTATTATGCTTCATTTTTCTCAATGTTTGATAATACCAATCAGGGTTATGCCGGAGCTGCACAGATCTATAAACTGATTGATAAAAGATTGTATGAAGCTATTCCTGCTACAGATTACAGGAAAAAAGTTTTCAATGGGGCTACTTCCAGTTCATACACCTTTAATGGAACAACAAAAAACTATCCTCCTTATGTAAACTGGAAATTTAAAGACCCTACGCTTTTTGAGGGAGATTATATCTATATCCGGTCTTCTTCCCTGTATTATATAGAAGCTGAATCTTTAGCTAAACTGGGAAATGAAAGTGAAGCAAAACAAGTATTATTTGATATTACTTCTGCCCGGAATAAAGCTTATCAGTTATCAGTTAATTCTGGTCAGGATTTATTGAATGAAATCTATCTGCAGAAAAGAATCGAATTATGGGGAGAAGGTTACGCCTGGTTTGATATGAAACGTGTGGGTGTTCCTTTAGAAAGGGACTATACAGGATCTAATCATACCTTTGGTAAATTTAATTTGCCAGTGAACAGCCCGAAATTCAGATTTCAATTGCCAGATAAAGAAATCAATAACAACCCGCAGGTGATACAAAACCCGTTGTAG
- a CDS encoding SusC/RagA family TonB-linked outer membrane protein produces MMKSFYKILIFSIAFLSQGFAQAQNLTISGKVKSNSDQLPIPGVSVLNQKGLPNTITDANGNFTVHTTRGSVLTFTYIGFLSKSITVTDGSPLNISLSENVNGLNEVVVVAFGSQKREEITGSVQELKARDISSLQNGNILQGLGGKVPGVQVFTTGQPGSAATIRMRGIGSINASSDPLIVLDGIPYDGSLNSIPKSDIEGLTFLEDASSNALYGSRGANGVIMVTTKKGKGLGLQIDADVKAGINFRAISDYSILKSPKDYYLAFYDRGRVGEIARVLKGGKSTTDPRQVALNSMNSTLGYNVYDAPFDQLINANGSFNDAAGLRYQDDWSKLLFRTALRQEASLSLTANSEHLKSFTSLNYLNDKGYLISSGFKRLGLRSNLTYEVNKSLKIGSNLSYANTNQNFGESSGFSNPFQFARNIAPFYPVYLRNNDFQRVYDGKGRPVYDYGSGEGPFGASRSYAVFENPVGNRQYDKDNTTNNQATANLFLNYKFLNDFEFTYNFGANVENQRRLVFGNTYGGTSSSGGGNLLRSSLYKYNLNHQQLLNYNKKIDNHSIAVLFGHEFNKTVSDQFAGTKQQLLLPDLLVFNNAAKITGLTGSQYGYSVEGYFSRLLYSYNNRYFFNASVRRDGSSIFAPESRWGTFYGLGGAWDIAKEDFLSNNKTINSLKFKISYGQQGNDNVTLNTSDRDYYAYYDTYSINNFGDNTPVVSLNKLGNRDLKWETSKNLNTGFEASLFDRRLTVNAEYFERKVSNMIYAQALPPSNSGSYLRFANIGDMNNKGIQLNVAADLIRTQDINWSVNVNATHYKNKITRLPDAQRATGLVTGSFILKEGGDRYAYYLRDFAGVDPKNGDALWYTDQLNASTNQIEKKTTNDYSKATVYNVGKSAIPKVYGGFGSEISYKNISLSASFAYQFGGYGFDDIYRTLLHSDNYASNYHTDVNKTWTPENTGAALPRVDLSSTNQNASSTLYLIKSDYISLQDVSLSYNLTKEKLKWSGLTNAKIYLTGNNLYLWSKRKGYDPRTSLTGASNSYSYPLLSSVSVGVNVKF; encoded by the coding sequence ATGATGAAATCATTCTACAAAATCTTAATTTTTTCCATTGCCTTTCTTTCCCAGGGATTTGCCCAGGCTCAGAATCTCACGATCAGTGGAAAGGTAAAATCAAACAGTGATCAGCTGCCCATACCCGGGGTTTCAGTTCTCAATCAAAAAGGTCTGCCCAATACGATTACGGATGCAAACGGAAACTTCACCGTTCACACTACCAGGGGCAGTGTATTAACTTTTACTTACATCGGATTTTTATCAAAATCCATAACGGTGACTGACGGTTCACCATTAAACATCTCCTTATCAGAGAATGTAAATGGTTTAAATGAAGTAGTCGTAGTTGCATTCGGAAGCCAGAAAAGAGAAGAAATTACGGGCTCGGTCCAGGAATTGAAAGCCAGGGACATTTCCTCACTGCAAAATGGTAACATTTTGCAGGGGCTGGGAGGTAAGGTGCCCGGTGTTCAGGTTTTTACCACAGGTCAGCCAGGTTCTGCTGCTACAATAAGGATGAGAGGTATTGGCTCAATCAATGCTTCCAGTGATCCGCTTATAGTTCTGGATGGTATCCCTTATGATGGTTCGCTGAATTCTATCCCTAAATCGGATATTGAAGGGCTTACTTTTCTCGAAGATGCTTCTTCCAATGCACTTTATGGTTCCAGAGGGGCGAACGGAGTTATTATGGTCACGACAAAAAAAGGGAAAGGTCTGGGTTTACAGATCGATGCAGACGTGAAAGCCGGAATAAACTTCAGAGCAATTTCTGACTATTCGATCCTGAAATCACCAAAAGATTATTACCTGGCTTTTTATGACAGAGGCAGAGTTGGCGAAATTGCCAGAGTACTTAAAGGAGGAAAGTCTACTACTGATCCTCGTCAGGTTGCACTTAACTCTATGAACAGTACCTTAGGTTATAACGTTTACGATGCACCATTTGATCAGTTAATCAATGCCAATGGTAGTTTTAATGATGCCGCTGGTTTAAGATATCAGGATGACTGGTCAAAACTTTTGTTTCGTACTGCCTTAAGACAAGAAGCCAGTTTGAGTCTGACAGCGAATTCCGAGCATCTGAAATCATTTACATCACTAAATTATCTGAATGATAAAGGCTATTTAATTTCATCTGGTTTTAAAAGATTAGGCTTAAGATCTAATTTAACCTATGAAGTCAATAAGAGTTTGAAAATTGGAAGTAATTTAAGCTATGCCAATACCAATCAGAATTTTGGAGAAAGTAGCGGTTTTTCCAATCCTTTTCAATTTGCGAGAAATATAGCTCCTTTTTATCCGGTTTACCTTAGAAATAATGACTTTCAGCGAGTGTATGATGGGAAGGGAAGACCTGTTTATGACTATGGTTCGGGAGAGGGGCCTTTTGGAGCAAGCCGCTCTTACGCAGTTTTTGAAAATCCGGTGGGTAACAGACAATATGATAAGGACAATACCACCAATAACCAGGCAACAGCTAATCTTTTCCTGAATTATAAATTCCTGAATGATTTTGAGTTCACTTATAATTTTGGTGCAAACGTAGAAAATCAAAGAAGATTGGTTTTTGGGAATACCTATGGCGGAACATCTTCTTCAGGAGGAGGTAATCTGTTAAGATCATCTTTGTATAAGTATAACCTGAACCATCAGCAATTGCTTAATTACAACAAAAAGATAGACAATCACAGTATAGCTGTATTGTTTGGACATGAATTTAATAAAACAGTCAGTGATCAGTTTGCAGGAACAAAACAGCAATTGCTATTGCCAGATTTACTGGTTTTTAACAATGCAGCAAAGATCACCGGCTTAACAGGAAGTCAGTATGGGTATTCAGTTGAAGGCTACTTCTCCAGATTACTTTACAGCTACAATAACCGTTATTTCTTTAATGCCAGTGTCAGAAGAGACGGTTCGTCTATTTTTGCACCAGAAAGCAGATGGGGTACTTTTTATGGCTTAGGCGGAGCCTGGGACATTGCTAAAGAAGACTTTTTAAGTAATAACAAGACAATCAACTCGCTGAAATTTAAGATTTCTTACGGACAACAGGGGAATGATAATGTGACCTTAAATACCAGTGACCGTGATTATTATGCCTATTACGATACCTATTCCATCAATAATTTTGGTGATAATACACCAGTAGTATCTCTGAATAAACTGGGAAACAGAGATCTGAAATGGGAAACTTCAAAAAATCTGAACACTGGTTTTGAAGCAAGTTTATTTGACCGCAGACTTACCGTAAATGCTGAATATTTTGAGCGTAAAGTTTCCAATATGATTTATGCTCAGGCTTTACCTCCTTCTAATTCCGGTTCTTATTTAAGATTTGCCAATATCGGTGATATGAATAACAAAGGCATACAGTTGAATGTCGCTGCTGATCTGATCAGAACACAGGATATTAACTGGAGTGTGAATGTTAACGCTACCCATTACAAAAACAAAATTACCCGTCTTCCGGATGCACAGAGAGCAACAGGACTTGTTACCGGATCTTTCATTTTAAAAGAAGGAGGAGACCGCTATGCTTATTATCTGAGAGATTTTGCCGGTGTTGACCCTAAAAACGGAGATGCACTGTGGTATACCGACCAGTTGAATGCCAGTACTAATCAGATAGAAAAAAAGACAACCAACGACTATTCTAAGGCTACGGTTTATAATGTAGGTAAATCTGCCATACCAAAAGTATATGGTGGTTTTGGTTCAGAAATCAGTTATAAAAATATCAGTCTGTCTGCAAGTTTTGCTTATCAGTTTGGTGGTTATGGATTTGATGATATTTACAGGACGCTTTTACATTCAGATAATTACGCATCCAACTATCATACAGACGTTAACAAGACCTGGACTCCGGAAAACACTGGTGCAGCCCTGCCTCGCGTTGATCTGAGCAGTACTAACCAGAATGCCTCTTCCACATTGTACCTGATCAAATCTGATTATATCAGTTTACAGGATGTAAGCCTAAGCTATAATTTAACCAAAGAGAAGTTAAAATGGAGTGGCCTGACAAACGCAAAGATCTATTTGACAGGAAATAATCTCTATTTATGGTCAAAAAGAAAAGGCTATGACCCGAGAACCTCATTAACTGGAGCATCAAATTCCTATAGCTATCCTTTGTTATCAAGTGTCTCGGTTGGTGTTAATGTGAAATTTTAA
- a CDS encoding carboxypeptidase-like regulatory domain-containing protein yields the protein MNKLILLISFLSLSAILIFSRTPESPPVKPVYYSVPDQGCTIHVAVVDEQDIAFPGATIKSTGKDQGILTNPDGQAEIKITEQSWPIVISFIGYQHQEINVACGQTKPYLVQLYPDSSGNFRHCTSC from the coding sequence ATGAATAAATTAATCCTGTTAATCAGTTTTCTGTCTTTATCTGCGATTTTGATATTTAGCCGTACTCCTGAATCACCACCCGTAAAACCTGTTTATTACAGCGTACCAGATCAGGGATGCACTATTCATGTGGCTGTAGTTGATGAACAGGATATTGCCTTTCCAGGAGCAACTATTAAATCAACAGGAAAAGACCAGGGCATCCTGACAAATCCTGATGGGCAGGCAGAAATAAAAATTACTGAGCAAAGCTGGCCAATAGTTATTTCTTTTATCGGTTATCAGCACCAGGAAATTAACGTGGCTTGCGGACAAACCAAACCATATCTGGTACAATTATATCCTGACAGTTCGGGGAATTTCCGTCATTGTACAAGCTGCTAA
- a CDS encoding winged helix-turn-helix transcriptional regulator, which yields MSSKLKPGTSNASNLVVLSCKCEVNEVLRNISTRWKMQILHSIARDTRQFSLLKNAFPSLSDQMLGKRLSELVADQLIEKTIVAEKAPMKIIYTPTVKGMELLQIIDDLHQWGLKW from the coding sequence ATGTCGAGTAAACTAAAGCCAGGCACATCGAATGCCAGTAACCTGGTTGTACTAAGCTGTAAATGTGAAGTGAACGAAGTGCTGCGGAATATCAGTACCCGATGGAAAATGCAGATCCTGCACAGTATTGCCAGGGACACACGTCAGTTTAGCCTTCTCAAAAATGCTTTTCCTTCTCTGTCAGATCAAATGCTGGGTAAACGCCTTTCAGAGCTGGTTGCTGATCAGTTAATAGAAAAAACAATCGTAGCTGAAAAAGCGCCAATGAAAATCATATACACTCCAACTGTGAAGGGAATGGAATTATTGCAGATCATTGATGACTTGCATCAGTGGGGTTTAAAGTGGTAA
- a CDS encoding alpha/beta fold hydrolase — protein sequence MKIKLIIAKSFYLLLISLFFVFQADAIPVKKPPVFVLVHGAFHGGWCWQKVSKQLREKGDIVYTPTLSGLGAHKNTLNSQIDLNTHITDIVNLIVTEDLYNVILVGHSYAGAVIAGVADRIPERLSKLVFLDAMLMKNGQSALDVSPEDIRLNFIKSAMQFDKGLSLPFLTAGFFGITSAHDIKWVNERLTNQPFRTFTQPLTLKHPYGNHLPLIYIACTNPELRAIRPFTDETKNNQDWKYLELKTGHDAMITMPVELAGMLESLQ from the coding sequence ATGAAAATAAAATTAATTATCGCAAAGTCATTTTACCTCCTGCTGATTTCACTGTTTTTTGTTTTCCAGGCCGATGCAATACCGGTGAAAAAACCTCCCGTTTTTGTTTTGGTACATGGGGCTTTTCACGGAGGCTGGTGCTGGCAAAAAGTGAGTAAGCAGCTGCGCGAAAAAGGAGATATTGTTTATACGCCTACACTGAGTGGTCTGGGAGCACATAAAAATACATTGAACAGCCAGATTGACCTGAACACTCATATTACTGATATTGTCAACCTGATCGTAACTGAAGACTTGTACAATGTCATTCTTGTAGGTCATAGTTACGCCGGTGCAGTTATTGCAGGTGTTGCAGACCGTATTCCGGAAAGGCTGTCAAAACTGGTTTTTCTCGATGCTATGCTGATGAAAAACGGACAAAGTGCGCTGGACGTAAGTCCGGAAGATATCCGTCTTAACTTTATAAAGTCTGCTATGCAATTTGACAAAGGGTTAAGTCTTCCTTTTTTAACAGCCGGGTTCTTTGGGATAACCAGTGCGCATGATATTAAATGGGTAAATGAACGTTTAACCAATCAGCCTTTCAGAACTTTTACACAACCACTCACCCTGAAGCACCCCTATGGCAATCACCTCCCGCTTATTTACATCGCCTGCACAAACCCGGAACTTCGTGCTATCAGGCCTTTTACTGATGAGACAAAGAATAATCAGGACTGGAAATACCTGGAACTAAAAACCGGACACGATGCGATGATAACCATGCCGGTTGAACTGGCCGGGATGCTGGAATCATTACAATAA
- a CDS encoding SRPBCC family protein, translating into MKRFIKITALIIGALALTIAILEISSSYKVTRTIHKDAPVITRLQIDINAPVETVWKIFSDVDNWSKWQKEIPESKINGPFKAGSSFDWKTHGLTIHSTFHVVDMNKEAGWSGPAFGSFAIHNWYFIKQGDHTLVKVEESMEGWLVWSLKDRFQSVNRGSLLYWLNALKTASEKENTQFSR; encoded by the coding sequence ATGAAACGTTTTATCAAAATAACGGCCCTGATAATCGGGGCACTGGCTTTAACCATAGCCATACTGGAAATAAGCAGTTCTTATAAAGTGACCAGGACGATCCATAAAGATGCACCGGTAATTACAAGATTACAAATCGATATTAATGCCCCTGTAGAAACTGTGTGGAAAATTTTTAGTGATGTCGATAACTGGTCCAAATGGCAAAAAGAAATTCCGGAGAGCAAAATCAACGGGCCTTTTAAGGCAGGATCTTCATTTGACTGGAAAACACATGGACTTACCATCCATTCAACTTTCCATGTGGTGGATATGAATAAAGAAGCAGGCTGGTCTGGTCCGGCTTTCGGCTCCTTTGCAATTCATAACTGGTACTTTATCAAACAGGGAGATCATACCCTTGTAAAGGTTGAGGAAAGTATGGAAGGCTGGTTGGTCTGGTCGCTAAAGGACCGCTTTCAGTCTGTAAACAGAGGCTCTCTGCTGTATTGGTTAAATGCGTTAAAAACGGCCTCCGAGAAAGAAAATACCCAATTTTCCAGATAA
- a CDS encoding endonuclease/exonuclease/phosphatase family protein, with protein MKKLILTLSLGFSLFIVRAQNQLLFQENFNHAAAYESTTGINGMALNLTATAKKRKPLIMQSLNAPSSGSFTTVLWVKAAPVDDQDYILLSNQKEKTDSSEATWQLGKQATGAWYWSAVQGKSKYEYRPTLSRQPVNDGNWHQLAFTFNKEHKEVRLYYDGRNVAVYFTPELSSLLTKQSQLIIGGPLSGDLSEWETFNGTLDELQVYDSLWSAAQIMNAYRSISGRALKIEKVSTPVHLKVMNYNIWHGGHETGKYIGPGRIAEVIKESDADIISMQETYGSGARIADELGYYFYLRSTNLSIMSRYPIEETITGIHPFYNGGAHIDLGSGKKILLVTNWLNYPFDYWDDLEKNVPIDSASWMAKQQQVNAGRLKEILDGIKKEITGNTPVIFCGDFNTGSHLDWTKAARHLNKGHIMPFPTGILMEKAGFKDSFRMLYPDPLKNRGITWTPQFSQSFKDRIDYIYYKGNGLVPIASKVFDTHKVWYPSDHGAIMTTFKLE; from the coding sequence ATGAAGAAATTAATACTGACTCTGAGCCTTGGTTTTAGCCTTTTTATTGTCCGTGCCCAAAACCAGCTACTGTTCCAGGAGAACTTCAATCATGCTGCTGCCTATGAAAGTACAACAGGCATTAATGGTATGGCCCTGAACCTGACGGCAACAGCAAAGAAAAGAAAGCCCCTGATAATGCAGTCGTTAAATGCTCCGTCGTCCGGCTCTTTTACCACAGTGCTCTGGGTCAAAGCAGCTCCTGTTGATGATCAGGACTATATTTTATTATCAAACCAGAAAGAAAAGACAGACAGCAGCGAAGCTACCTGGCAACTGGGGAAACAGGCAACAGGAGCCTGGTACTGGAGTGCTGTGCAGGGTAAAAGCAAATATGAGTACCGGCCAACTTTAAGCAGACAACCTGTTAATGACGGGAACTGGCATCAGCTTGCTTTTACTTTCAATAAGGAACATAAAGAAGTCCGGTTATATTATGACGGCAGGAATGTAGCAGTTTATTTCACTCCTGAACTGAGTAGCCTGCTTACAAAACAGTCACAACTAATTATAGGCGGGCCATTAAGTGGTGATCTGAGTGAATGGGAAACCTTCAATGGGACACTCGATGAGCTTCAGGTATATGATAGTCTCTGGAGCGCAGCACAAATCATGAATGCCTATCGTTCCATTAGCGGCCGTGCTTTAAAAATTGAGAAAGTCAGCACGCCAGTTCACCTGAAAGTCATGAATTATAACATTTGGCATGGAGGGCATGAGACAGGAAAATATATTGGCCCGGGACGCATTGCCGAAGTCATTAAAGAATCTGATGCGGATATTATTTCTATGCAGGAAACCTATGGCTCTGGTGCCCGTATTGCGGATGAATTGGGTTATTATTTCTACCTCCGGAGTACTAATCTTTCTATTATGAGCCGCTACCCTATTGAAGAAACAATTACAGGTATCCACCCTTTTTACAATGGAGGTGCACATATTGACCTGGGCTCAGGAAAAAAAATATTATTGGTTACCAACTGGCTTAATTATCCTTTCGATTACTGGGATGATCTTGAAAAGAATGTACCTATAGACAGTGCCTCATGGATGGCGAAACAACAACAGGTTAATGCAGGCAGGCTGAAAGAAATTCTTGACGGAATAAAAAAGGAGATTACCGGTAATACACCCGTGATTTTTTGCGGAGACTTTAACACCGGTTCCCATCTGGATTGGACTAAAGCTGCCCGGCACTTAAACAAAGGACATATCATGCCTTTTCCGACAGGTATCCTGATGGAAAAAGCAGGTTTCAAAGATTCATTTCGTATGCTGTATCCAGACCCCCTGAAAAACAGAGGAATTACCTGGACTCCTCAGTTCAGCCAAAGTTTCAAAGACCGGATTGACTATATTTATTACAAGGGAAATGGACTTGTCCCGATTGCTTCAAAAGTATTTGATACGCATAAAGTATGGTATCCTTCAGATCACGGAGCAATCATGACAACTTTTAAGCTAGAGTAA